The sequence below is a genomic window from Actinomycetota bacterium.
GCCATCGAGGCAGGCGGCTTCCAAGGGATCCCCTTCTCCGCCACGGCGCCCGAACGGGTACATGCCCTGCTCCTCCTGAATGCGTTCGCGACTTGGCGGCGCAGCGATGATTACCCGGTCGGCTTCCCGGACAAGGCCCTTGAAACGTTCATCGAGATGTCCTTGACTTCCCACGGATCGGCGGGATCGTTGCGTTGGATCGCTCCGGAGCTCCACGACGACGAGCGATTCCGAGAGTCGTATGCGCGCCTCGAGCGTCTCACGAGCAGCCCCTCAGTCCTCCGGAAACAGGTCGTCGAAGGCACGTCAAATTTCGACGTGCGCGGCATCTTGTCGGGCATCCGCGCGCCCACGCTGGTGATGTGCCATACGGCCCATCCCTGGCTGCGATCGGGTCACAGCCTGTACCTCGCCGACAACATCGCCGATGCTCGTTACGTCGAGCGCGACGGGCTGTGGAGTGTCTTCTGGATGCACGACGTCGACTGGGTGGCGGAAGAGATCCAGGCTTTCCTCACCGGTACCCGCGGCGGGAGCGATCTCGATGATCGCGTTCTCGCGACCGTTCTCTTCACCGACATCGTCGCCTCGACACAGCGGGCCGCTGCGTTGGGCGATCGGCGCTGGCGGCACCTCCTCGACGATCATGACACCGTGGTTCGCCGCGAGATCGAAGGGTTCCGCGGCCGCGCGGTGAAGTCGACGGGCGACGGCATCATGGCCACCTTCGACGGACCGGCCCGAGCGATCCGCTGCGCTGTGGCGATCGGCGAAGCCGTGCGATCCCTTGGCCTCGAAGTTCGCACGGGCGTGCACACCGGGGAGGTAGTGCAACGGGGTGAGGACGTCGGAGGCATCG
It includes:
- a CDS encoding alpha/beta fold hydrolase encodes the protein MKRPAVRWAETADGLQVAFQTLGDGPVDLAISPSQYFNLDAIWDDPALDRFLRRLASFSRLILHNPRGSGVSDPAPRGGWVVEELVTDLHAVLDAVGSKRAALLAIEAGGFQGIPFSATAPERVHALLLLNAFATWRRSDDYPVGFPDKALETFIEMSLTSHGSAGSLRWIAPELHDDERFRESYARLERLTSSPSVLRKQVVEGTSNFDVRGILSGIRAPTLVMCHTAHPWLRSGHSLYLADNIADARYVERDGLWSVFWMHDVDWVAEEIQAFLTGTRGGSDLDDRVLATVLFTDIVASTQRAAALGDRRWRHLLDDHDTVVRREIEGFRGRAVKSTGDGIMATFDGPARAIRCAVAIGEAVRSLGLEVRTGVHTGEVVQRGEDVGGIAVHIAARVMNEARPNEVLVSGAVPPLVAGSGLEFDDRGEHTLKGVPGEWRLYAVRS